A region from the Vicia villosa cultivar HV-30 ecotype Madison, WI linkage group LG3, Vvil1.0, whole genome shotgun sequence genome encodes:
- the LOC131659642 gene encoding zinc finger protein GIS3-like, with product MASESSSLSVTSQNHGDSSKTINVVVDKKEIEQDQSSKSDSNMHIDFVKLSKEDSVDGSKVQTHNFFSHIQVGGSSSHSPNTDNEKKDEKTTEEKNSAAKVSYACKFCNREFPTLQALGGHQNAHKAERALEKQREQRYVNNALGLGQTHLNPTYFRYPSSRSPYGSLGVRMDSMIQKPPFFSPRVTPNNFAYSHGGAGGVCLRNSMEGSSRVGVLGIGGATSSRTENGANNKIAAFLKLGESSKDVATSSNSVIEKNFFVDAAPIKDEIHPPKLNTEDEPSDSESSRLDLTLKL from the coding sequence ATGGCATCCGAATCCTCTAGCCTCTCAGTCACTTCACAAAATCATGGTGATTCTTCCAAAACAATAAACGTGGTGGTTGACAAGAAGGAGATTGAACAAGATCAATCTTCAAAATCTGATTCCAACATGCATATTGATTTTGTGAAGCTATCGAAGGAGGATTCGGTTGACGGGTCAAAGGTGCAAACGCACAATTTTTTTAGCCATATTCAAGTTGGTGGTTCGTCGTCTCATTCTCCAAATACTGACAATGAAAAGAAAGACGAGAAAACCACTGAAGAGAAGAATTCGGCGGCAAAAGTATCTTACGCATGCAAATTTTGCAATAGAGAATTTCCTACTTTACAAGCGTTGGGAGGGCACCAAAACGCCCATAAGGCAGAACGTGCTTTAGAAAAACAACGTGAACAAAGGTACGTAAATAATGCTTTAGGGTTAGGGCAAACTCACTTGAACCCTACTTACTTTCGTTATCCTAGTTCTCGTTCACCTTATGGATCACTCGGGGTTAGAATGGATTCGATGATTCAAAAACCACCTTTTTTTAGCCCTAGGGTTACACCAAATAATTTTGCGTATAGTCATGGTGGTGCTGGTGGTGTGTGTTTGAGAAATAGTATGGAAGGCAGTAGCAGGGTTGGAGTTCTAGGTATTGGTGGTGCAACTTCTTCTAGGACTGAAAATGGCGCAAATAATAAAATTGCTGCTTTTCTAAAACTTGGAGAGTCTTCTAAAGATGTTGCCACAAGCTCAAACTCAGTCatagagaagaatttttttgtggATGCTGCTCCTATCAAAGATGAAATTCATCCACCAAAGTTGAACACTGAAGATGAACCTTCAGATTCTGAATCTTCTCGGCTTGATTTGACACTTAAGCTTTGA